One part of the Sphingobacterium sp. LZ7M1 genome encodes these proteins:
- a CDS encoding MFS transporter, with amino-acid sequence MTIVSGVVVANNYYNQPLLAEMASEFEVSESTISKITVLTQLGYAFGLLMIIPLGDKLFRKRLILIDLVFVFLALLWMAMSKELWMISMASFLIGCTSVIPQLFVPMVADLSNEENRSHNIGMVMSGLLMGILLSRFIGGIVGDIWGWRSIYYGAAVLMLISWIFVYRMLPEMKPNFKGNYSSLMKSVWNLAKSEPILQLASFRGAVSFGSLCAVFTTLAFHLEEPPFEVGPSVAGTFGLIGAAGALGAAFVGKLNRVWSRHKIITVSLFILLFSWFFTYFMGNTYLGLVIGIVMIDLGLQSSHIMNQSDYFAIKTPATSRLNTVYMVTYFIGGSFGSWLAAQAWGFAGWTGVCTVGASFAVLGLVSHLLLAKKVNEMKKGDLN; translated from the coding sequence ATGACAATCGTATCAGGGGTTGTTGTAGCGAATAATTATTATAATCAGCCTTTATTGGCAGAGATGGCATCAGAATTTGAGGTTTCTGAATCCACAATCAGTAAGATTACCGTCTTGACCCAGCTTGGATATGCCTTTGGATTATTGATGATCATTCCATTAGGTGATAAGCTGTTCAGAAAGAGGTTGATACTTATTGATCTGGTATTTGTTTTTTTAGCCTTGCTTTGGATGGCCATGTCCAAAGAGTTATGGATGATTTCCATGGCGAGTTTCTTGATAGGATGTACCTCCGTTATACCACAGTTATTTGTACCTATGGTTGCGGACCTATCTAATGAAGAGAATAGGTCCCATAATATCGGCATGGTGATGTCAGGCTTGTTGATGGGAATTTTACTTTCCAGGTTTATCGGCGGTATTGTAGGTGATATTTGGGGCTGGCGAAGTATTTATTATGGAGCCGCAGTCCTGATGTTGATTTCATGGATCTTTGTGTACCGTATGTTGCCGGAAATGAAACCTAACTTCAAAGGGAATTATTCTTCCTTAATGAAGTCTGTTTGGAATCTGGCAAAATCAGAACCTATCCTACAATTGGCATCATTTAGAGGTGCAGTTAGTTTCGGTTCTTTATGTGCAGTATTTACCACTTTGGCCTTTCACTTGGAAGAGCCACCCTTTGAGGTCGGTCCATCCGTGGCGGGTACATTTGGCTTGATTGGCGCAGCAGGAGCCTTAGGTGCTGCCTTTGTTGGTAAATTAAATCGAGTTTGGTCTAGACATAAAATTATTACGGTTTCACTTTTTATCCTCCTTTTCAGTTGGTTCTTTACCTATTTTATGGGGAATACCTATTTGGGCTTAGTAATCGGCATTGTCATGATCGATCTGGGATTGCAATCTTCGCATATCATGAACCAATCCGATTATTTCGCTATCAAGACCCCTGCAACAAGTAGGTTGAATACGGTTTATATGGTGACCTACTTTATCGGAGGTTCTTTCGGTTCATGGCTGGCAGCACAGGCTTGGGGATTTGCCGGTTGGACAGGAGTATGTACAGTAGGGGCAAGTTTTGCGGTCTTGGGGCTGGTCTCGCACCTGCTGCTGGCGAAGAAAGTGAATGAAATGAAGAAAGGTGATTTGAATTAA
- a CDS encoding heavy metal translocating P-type ATPase: MMKNHTYKVTGMTCNGCRTNVEKKLNEIPGIKAQVSLEKAEAQIQADEPIHITDLQDKLNELGGHYQIHQEENLDSHAPTEKIFSVTGMTCNGCRTNVEKKLNEIPELQATVNLEKGEAQIKAKSAISTEELQNKLDELGGHYHIQEKGSAPHMHHQHSHEPELSESGEYICPMFCEGKDKIYHEPGRCPVCNMHLRPVEKVDFNAPSHQHQAQPTVNANNAGKYYCPMMCEGDKVYDKFGSCPVCGMNLEKIPDTTLKVEYTCPMHPEIVQDHPGDCPICGMELVPNQVTEEDDQHYRDLLKKFWISVACTVPVFILSMGDMLPGQPISQVIPYKVNAWLQLILTLPVVFYTCWMFFQRAWTSFKTWNLNMFSLIGLGAAAAFIFSLLAFFFPQIFPEELKGHHGEVHLYFESVVVILTLVLLGQVMEAKAHSKTNSAIKELIKLSPAEAILVENGKERKISIHDVKVGNILRVRAGDKVPVDGIVTEGNTSIDEAMITGEPIPVEKSKDDQVIGGTINGNHEILIKAEKVGSETLLSQIIQLVNNASRSQPPIQKLTDKVSKIFVPAVIAIAILTFILWNISSVPNSTAMAFSNMLAVLIVACPCALGLATPMSVMVGIGKGAKNGILIKNSEALEKLEKANVLVVDKTGTITEGKPSVSEVTSENDKFSENDILQIAASVNKNSTHPLAQAMTDKAKENGLQLLDVAQFENISGKGVKGHIFHMTALLGTPRLMEEQHIEVSNEQLQKIEELQKKGNSVSVLAIDGKVAGLVAAFDALKKSSIEVIKRFMDEGVEVYMFTGDNQNTADIVAKEAGIDHAKGSLLPEDKLNGIKELQKAGKKVIMVGDGINDAPALTQADVGIAMGTGTDVAIQSAEITLIKGDLIGVHKAFKLSKSMLRNIKQNLLFAFLYNVIGIPIAAGILYPSFGILMSPMIAAAAMSLSSVSVIVNSLRLNAVKLD, encoded by the coding sequence ATGATGAAGAATCACACATATAAAGTAACAGGTATGACCTGCAATGGCTGTAGGACCAACGTCGAGAAAAAGCTGAATGAGATTCCTGGGATCAAAGCTCAAGTAAGTCTTGAAAAAGCGGAGGCCCAGATACAGGCCGACGAACCTATCCATATTACCGATCTTCAAGATAAGCTCAATGAACTGGGCGGACATTATCAGATCCATCAAGAGGAAAATCTGGACAGTCATGCTCCAACCGAAAAGATATTCTCAGTGACTGGAATGACCTGCAATGGCTGCAGGACTAATGTGGAGAAAAAACTGAATGAAATTCCGGAACTTCAAGCTACCGTAAATCTTGAAAAGGGAGAAGCCCAAATCAAAGCAAAATCTGCCATTTCCACCGAAGAACTACAAAATAAATTGGATGAATTAGGTGGACATTACCATATCCAGGAGAAAGGAAGTGCCCCGCACATGCATCATCAACATTCGCATGAGCCTGAGCTATCTGAAAGTGGAGAATATATCTGCCCAATGTTTTGCGAGGGTAAGGACAAGATTTATCATGAACCTGGCAGATGTCCGGTTTGTAATATGCATTTACGCCCTGTGGAAAAAGTGGACTTCAATGCTCCCTCCCATCAACATCAGGCACAACCGACGGTCAATGCCAACAATGCTGGGAAATACTATTGCCCTATGATGTGTGAAGGGGATAAAGTCTACGATAAGTTTGGTTCTTGTCCAGTTTGTGGAATGAATTTGGAAAAAATTCCTGATACCACCCTTAAAGTGGAATACACCTGCCCCATGCACCCAGAAATCGTTCAGGATCACCCTGGAGATTGCCCAATCTGCGGAATGGAGCTTGTCCCTAATCAGGTTACCGAAGAAGATGACCAACACTATCGGGACCTACTAAAGAAATTCTGGATTTCCGTCGCATGTACAGTGCCTGTATTTATCCTGTCCATGGGCGATATGTTGCCCGGTCAACCGATCAGTCAGGTTATCCCGTATAAAGTCAATGCCTGGTTGCAATTGATCTTGACATTACCTGTAGTTTTCTATACCTGTTGGATGTTCTTCCAACGTGCATGGACCTCTTTCAAGACTTGGAACCTGAATATGTTCAGCCTGATTGGCTTAGGAGCAGCAGCAGCTTTTATTTTTAGTTTATTGGCCTTTTTCTTCCCCCAGATCTTCCCTGAAGAACTAAAGGGGCATCATGGAGAGGTCCACCTGTATTTCGAATCCGTTGTGGTCATCCTTACCTTGGTTTTATTAGGTCAGGTAATGGAAGCCAAAGCCCATTCTAAAACTAATTCTGCCATTAAGGAATTGATCAAATTAAGTCCTGCTGAAGCTATCCTGGTTGAAAATGGAAAAGAAAGGAAAATATCGATCCACGATGTTAAAGTAGGGAATATCTTAAGGGTAAGAGCAGGAGATAAAGTCCCAGTAGACGGAATTGTGACTGAAGGTAATACTTCCATCGACGAAGCCATGATTACCGGAGAGCCTATTCCCGTTGAAAAATCAAAAGACGATCAGGTAATCGGTGGAACCATCAACGGAAACCATGAGATTTTGATCAAAGCGGAAAAGGTGGGTTCTGAAACCCTCCTTTCCCAAATCATTCAGCTGGTAAATAATGCCAGTCGAAGTCAACCTCCTATTCAAAAACTGACCGATAAGGTTTCCAAAATATTTGTCCCTGCCGTTATTGCCATTGCAATCTTGACCTTTATCCTTTGGAACATATCATCTGTCCCCAATAGTACGGCCATGGCTTTTTCAAATATGTTGGCTGTATTGATTGTTGCCTGTCCTTGTGCATTAGGTCTTGCAACGCCTATGTCTGTTATGGTGGGAATTGGAAAAGGAGCAAAAAATGGTATCCTGATCAAAAACTCAGAAGCGCTGGAAAAACTTGAAAAAGCCAATGTGCTGGTTGTGGACAAAACAGGTACTATTACAGAAGGTAAACCTTCCGTATCTGAGGTTACTTCAGAAAACGACAAATTCTCAGAAAATGACATCCTTCAGATTGCAGCATCTGTCAATAAAAACAGTACCCATCCGCTGGCACAGGCCATGACGGATAAGGCCAAAGAAAATGGCTTACAGCTATTAGATGTTGCTCAATTTGAAAACATTTCAGGCAAGGGTGTCAAAGGCCATATATTCCATATGACCGCCTTACTTGGAACACCAAGATTAATGGAAGAACAGCATATCGAGGTCAGCAATGAACAACTCCAAAAGATTGAGGAATTACAGAAAAAGGGAAATTCTGTATCCGTACTTGCCATCGATGGAAAAGTTGCTGGCTTGGTTGCCGCATTTGATGCTTTGAAAAAAAGCAGCATAGAGGTAATCAAGAGATTTATGGACGAGGGTGTTGAAGTCTATATGTTTACTGGTGACAACCAAAATACTGCAGATATCGTTGCGAAAGAGGCAGGTATCGACCATGCGAAAGGCAGTTTATTGCCTGAAGACAAACTAAATGGTATCAAAGAACTGCAAAAGGCTGGTAAAAAGGTGATCATGGTCGGTGATGGAATCAACGATGCTCCAGCTTTAACCCAAGCAGATGTGGGTATTGCCATGGGCACCGGAACAGATGTTGCCATCCAAAGTGCAGAAATCACCTTGATAAAAGGAGATCTTATCGGCGTGCACAAAGCCTTCAAGCTAAGTAAATCCATGCTGAGGAACATCAAGCAAAACCTATTGTTCGCATTTTTATACAATGTCATCGGTATTCCCATTGCAGCCGGTATATTATATCCATCTTTTGGGATTCTGATGTCCCCAATGATCGCAGCTGCAGCCATGAGCTTGAGTTCTGTCTCTGTAATTGTCAATTCATTGAGATTAAATGCAGTGAAATTGGATTAA